From Syntrophorhabdaceae bacterium:
ATGAATTAGGTATAAATACATATTTTAACTCAGGTTTTATAAGACTCTGGTAACCTGTCCTACCTGTTTTATCAACAAAATAATCCCTTATAAGTTGGACGTTGGCATCACCAGCAACTTTAAAGGTCTGCCTTATCTCTGTTGTCTTTGTGTTTGAGCCTGCTTTATTTATAAGATAACCTGTCTCATACCCCTTCCCGCTGATAAGGAAATTCACACCGTGCCATGAAAAAGGCATCTGTAATCTTGGTTCAAATGCCAGCCTTGAATATCTATCACCTGTTTCTCTATAAAAATTAGTCATATTAGACGATAAATCTAAAAAAAATCTATCTTTGAGGACAGGAAAAGATTCAGTAAAATATGTCATCTGTGGTGCGTATTTAAATGTCATGTCATTATCTTTAACAAGAAGATTTTTAAAATATGCCATCTCATATGTAAAAAGAGAATTTTTAAATGGCTTCTCAAAATATAGATTTGATTTCAAAAGCGCTTCGCTCTTTTCGTTTACATGGGTAGATAGATCTTTGAGATAATCGTTATCAGATACATGATCCACATTCATCTTTAATTTCAGGTCTCCTATCACATCCTGTTCATGTTTACCCTTGATCCTGTAACGACTATGCTTGTAATTATGATCATCCATAATAGCAGCATACCATTGTCCTTTAGTGTCCTCAGTTATAGAATACCTGAACTCTGAGCCGAGGTTTAACCCCCTTTCTTGTATGAAATCAAGATTAAATGTGGCATCTTTATCACGGGATATTGCCCAAAAAAATGAATTCTTCAGTATAAACCCATCCCTGCTTGAAGATGTAAACTCTGGCATGAGAAAGCCCGACTGTCTTTCTGTCTTAACAGGGAATATACCATAAGGCAAATAGAAAACAGGCGTATTAAGGATATAAAATTTTGTCCCCTTTGTTATTGCATAACCTTCAATGGTAATATCCACATCATTTGCCTGAAACTTCCATTCAGGTTTTTTCGGGTCGCATGTAGTAATCTCCCCTGCCTTTATGATATATGTTGCATCTCCTGTCTTTTCTATTTTGTCTCCAGCAATATTAAAGTTGCCCTTCTTAATAAATATCTTACCTCTATCTACCCTCCCTTTTCTTGTAAAAAGATTGATATAGAGCTTATCACACTGAAGCATATCTGCTTCATCCTTGAAGACTACATTTCC
This genomic window contains:
- the lptD gene encoding LPS assembly protein LptD encodes the protein MRFFRFLLLLIIFFLPFSAYGKKFELKSPLNKPVDISASFLEYNGEKNTYMARGNVELVEGTRYLMADSVVYNELSGDIEAQGNVVFKDEADMLQCDKLYINLFTRKGRVDRGKIFIKKGNFNIAGDKIEKTGDATYIIKAGEITTCDPKKPEWKFQANDVDITIEGYAITKGTKFYILNTPVFYLPYGIFPVKTERQSGFLMPEFTSSSRDGFILKNSFFWAISRDKDATFNLDFIQERGLNLGSEFRYSITEDTKGQWYAAIMDDHNYKHSRYRIKGKHEQDVIGDLKLKMNVDHVSDNDYLKDLSTHVNEKSEALLKSNLYFEKPFKNSLFTYEMAYFKNLLVKDNDMTFKYAPQMTYFTESFPVLKDRFFLDLSSNMTNFYRETGDRYSRLAFEPRLQMPFSWHGVNFLISGKGYETGYLINKAGSNTKTTEIRQTFKVAGDANVQLIRDYFVDKTGRTGYQSLIKPELKYVFIPNSSYRDLPYADPYDRIYKANIITYSFNHYLNHFSLNETKEVSLMQIEQTYGLSGALSSSNLYEGYGKRFSDTKGRITFFLKENTSFIHESVFNTYGDGFKTVKNSLNYSQPNMYRINFSHTYTKYLDNQVYLDLGGTYKDIDGRYQIRYSFRDAVWIDTLYQIVYHPSCWAITLTLVQTQRPRDTSFRFAFDLAGITGMR